In Streptomyces sp. NBC_00483, a single window of DNA contains:
- a CDS encoding IclR family transcriptional regulator codes for MARPAPAAAKALKIIDLLVSHRGEQFTISDIARRTGSSLGSAHAVLAVLEESGYLTRHPARRTYGLGPALVSAGMAALEQHPAIRAATERIGPLAAELEADVVVSAGTPTEIVSVAVGGTGSRYGPGFREGERVPLVPPLGLVFMAWAPSPEVESWLARAPEAVDRDRVELALSAVRGRGYALGLAPSVAGASVPGGARADRGRQRDRDRDTWTWTASFDNDYDLPVVDPEREYDLGMASAPVFDADGRVIIAITASGFSPGLGGTEVVRVAEAVKACATVVTKQTRGRFPA; via the coding sequence ATGGCGCGACCGGCACCCGCCGCCGCGAAGGCGCTGAAGATCATCGACCTGTTGGTGTCGCACCGCGGCGAACAGTTCACGATCTCCGACATCGCCCGGCGCACCGGGAGCAGCCTCGGCTCCGCCCACGCGGTCCTCGCCGTTCTGGAGGAGAGCGGCTATCTGACCCGGCATCCGGCCCGGCGGACCTACGGCCTTGGCCCCGCCCTGGTGAGCGCGGGAATGGCGGCACTTGAGCAGCATCCCGCGATCCGGGCCGCCACCGAGCGCATCGGACCGCTCGCCGCCGAGCTCGAAGCCGACGTGGTGGTGAGCGCGGGCACACCCACCGAGATCGTGTCGGTCGCCGTGGGCGGTACGGGTTCGCGGTACGGGCCCGGGTTCCGGGAGGGGGAGCGGGTGCCGCTCGTGCCGCCGCTCGGCCTCGTGTTCATGGCGTGGGCGCCTTCTCCCGAGGTGGAGTCGTGGCTGGCGCGCGCCCCGGAGGCGGTGGATCGCGACCGGGTCGAGCTCGCGCTCTCGGCGGTACGGGGCCGGGGGTACGCGCTCGGCCTCGCGCCGTCGGTGGCCGGTGCGTCGGTGCCCGGCGGGGCGCGGGCCGATCGGGGGCGGCAGCGGGACCGGGACCGGGACACCTGGACGTGGACGGCGTCGTTCGACAACGACTACGACCTGCCAGTGGTCGACCCCGAGCGGGAGTACGACCTCGGCATGGCGTCGGCTCCGGTCTTCGACGCCGACGGACGGGTGATCATCGCGATCACGGCCTCCGGTTTCTCGCCCGGTCTCGGCGGCACGGAGGTCGTCCGCGTCGCCGAAGCCGTCAAGGCGTGCGCCACCGTCGTCACCAAGCAGACGCGTGGCCGTTTCCCCGCCTGA
- a CDS encoding LLM class flavin-dependent oxidoreductase: MKLDLLYEFQPKIGPSAEPFPLGQKRAEQQTYAEAIEEIKFADRLGFQTAWVVEHHFRKGRSASPSNETILGALSQATENIRLGFGVVLLPSGFQHPVRVAEKVATVDVLSGGRVEWGSGRSTPNEQLAFNVPADDRSRAMWREAFEFVIAAWTNEKLKWKSETIDFPERFITPRPFQDPHPPAWLAAASSQSAHNAGKLGLGLLSFALMQPVEKMAEQIAVYRAGQAECVEPLPRATNDRVGAYTLVHCTDDPEEAARYGLWESVKWWYQNLAEFTLEWELAHLPEEEKEQAFPLLQPTMRGDIDLAKYTEQDMIIVGTPEQCLEKILRYEQAGVDQLLCYTQFGTLPHEKVMRSLELLGTRVIPELERRGHRVDYEALFGSA; this comes from the coding sequence ATGAAGCTCGATCTGCTCTACGAGTTCCAGCCGAAGATCGGCCCCTCGGCCGAGCCGTTCCCGCTCGGGCAGAAGCGGGCCGAGCAGCAGACGTACGCCGAGGCGATCGAAGAGATCAAGTTCGCCGACCGGCTCGGCTTCCAGACCGCGTGGGTGGTCGAGCACCACTTCCGCAAGGGCCGGTCCGCGTCCCCGTCCAACGAGACCATCCTCGGTGCGCTGTCCCAGGCCACCGAGAACATCCGGCTCGGCTTCGGCGTGGTCCTGCTCCCCTCCGGGTTCCAGCATCCGGTGCGCGTCGCCGAGAAGGTCGCCACCGTCGACGTGCTCAGCGGCGGCCGGGTGGAGTGGGGCTCCGGCCGCTCGACACCCAACGAGCAGCTCGCGTTCAACGTCCCGGCCGACGACCGCTCCCGCGCCATGTGGCGGGAGGCCTTCGAGTTCGTCATCGCCGCGTGGACGAACGAGAAGCTGAAGTGGAAGTCCGAGACGATCGACTTCCCCGAACGCTTCATCACCCCGCGCCCCTTCCAGGACCCGCATCCGCCGGCGTGGCTCGCCGCCGCCAGCTCCCAGTCCGCCCACAACGCAGGGAAGTTGGGCCTCGGACTGCTGTCGTTCGCGCTGATGCAGCCGGTGGAGAAGATGGCCGAGCAGATCGCCGTGTACCGCGCGGGCCAGGCCGAGTGCGTCGAGCCACTGCCCCGGGCCACCAACGACCGGGTCGGCGCCTACACCCTGGTGCACTGCACGGACGACCCCGAGGAGGCCGCACGCTACGGGCTGTGGGAGTCGGTGAAGTGGTGGTACCAGAATCTCGCCGAGTTCACCCTCGAATGGGAGCTGGCGCACCTGCCCGAGGAGGAGAAGGAGCAGGCGTTCCCGCTGCTGCAACCCACCATGCGGGGTGACATCGACCTCGCGAAGTACACGGAGCAGGACATGATCATCGTAGGGACGCCGGAGCAGTGCCTGGAGAAGATCCTGAGGTACGAACAGGCCGGTGTCGACCAGCTGTTGTGCTACACGCAGTTCGGCACGCTGCCGCACGAGAAGGTGATGCGCAGCCTCGAACTCCTTGGCACCCGGGTCATCCCGGAGCTGGAGCGGCGGGGCCACCGGGTCGACTACGAGGCCCTCTTCGGCAGTGCGTGA
- a CDS encoding phosphotransferase enzyme family protein yields the protein MRSSEASRAVGAARAVALSLALDVDDDVTVLHDSNKLTLRLLPCDVLARVAPVDDQIAEFEVELAQKLAEAGCPVAALDPRVEPRTYERDGFVVTLWTYYESAAPRDVAPVDYAHALARLHAGMRKVDAGTPHFTDRVAHAERLLADRERTPELGDADRELLRDALRSAVRAIGECGGGEQLLHGEPHPGNVLATLHGPVFIDLETCCRGPVELDLAHAPEDVAVHYPGVDEELLRACRLLVLAVVTTWRWDRYDQYPGGRAMGLEWLGRIRAALG from the coding sequence ATGCGATCTTCTGAGGCCTCCCGCGCGGTGGGCGCGGCCAGGGCCGTCGCGTTGTCGCTGGCGCTGGACGTCGACGACGACGTGACGGTACTGCACGACTCGAACAAGCTCACCCTGCGGCTGCTGCCGTGTGACGTGCTGGCCCGGGTCGCGCCGGTCGACGATCAGATCGCGGAGTTCGAGGTCGAGCTGGCGCAGAAGCTTGCCGAAGCCGGGTGTCCTGTTGCCGCGCTCGACCCACGGGTGGAGCCGCGTACGTACGAGCGGGACGGGTTCGTCGTCACGTTGTGGACCTATTACGAGTCCGCGGCACCGCGCGACGTGGCGCCCGTCGACTATGCCCACGCGCTCGCGCGGCTGCATGCCGGCATGCGCAAGGTCGATGCCGGGACTCCGCACTTCACGGATCGCGTCGCGCACGCGGAGCGGCTGCTGGCGGACCGGGAACGTACGCCGGAGCTGGGTGACGCGGACCGGGAGTTGCTGCGCGACGCGTTGCGAAGCGCGGTGCGGGCGATCGGTGAGTGTGGTGGTGGCGAGCAGCTGCTGCACGGGGAGCCGCATCCCGGCAACGTGCTCGCCACCCTGCACGGGCCGGTCTTCATCGACCTGGAGACCTGTTGCCGGGGGCCCGTCGAGCTCGATCTCGCCCATGCGCCCGAGGATGTCGCCGTGCACTACCCGGGTGTGGATGAGGAGTTGCTGCGGGCGTGCCGGCTGCTTGTTCTGGCTGTCGTCACGACCTGGCGTTGGGATCGGTACGACCAGTATCCGGGCGGACGCGCAATGGGTCTGGAGTGGCTCGGCCGGATCCGCGCGGCGCTCGGCTGA
- a CDS encoding SDR family NAD(P)-dependent oxidoreductase, with the protein MTDDDNQDFGGRKGAALVAGGTGGIGAATVRMLARRGSAVLFTYRSNETSAEALTAELRAEGAQVESVRADLTDEDEAASAIRSAVDRFGALHTLVYAAGPHVPMVHLSKVPPSQYRHQLHADTLAFYNLIHPALDALRASAGSVVAVTTAATHRYPVRDGLSSGTKGAVEAVVRALAAEEGRYGVRFNCVGPGMLTDGIAARLIENGELDDAALQVTRRNIPLRRFGTAQDIAEAVTFLASDRAGFITGQHLAVDGGYTV; encoded by the coding sequence TTGACGGACGACGACAACCAGGACTTCGGTGGCCGCAAGGGCGCCGCACTCGTCGCGGGCGGCACCGGCGGCATCGGCGCGGCCACCGTGCGCATGCTGGCCCGGCGCGGCAGCGCGGTGCTGTTCACGTACCGCTCGAACGAGACGTCCGCCGAGGCCCTCACCGCCGAACTCCGCGCGGAGGGCGCCCAGGTGGAGTCCGTCCGGGCGGACCTGACGGACGAGGACGAGGCCGCTTCGGCGATCCGCTCGGCGGTGGACCGGTTCGGCGCGCTGCACACGCTCGTCTACGCGGCGGGCCCGCACGTCCCGATGGTGCACCTGAGCAAGGTCCCACCGTCCCAGTACCGCCACCAGCTCCACGCCGACACCCTGGCCTTCTACAACCTGATCCACCCGGCACTCGACGCCCTCCGCGCGTCCGCCGGCAGCGTCGTCGCGGTCACCACCGCGGCCACCCACCGCTACCCCGTCCGCGACGGCCTGTCCTCGGGCACGAAGGGCGCGGTCGAGGCGGTGGTCCGCGCCCTCGCGGCCGAGGAGGGCCGCTACGGGGTGCGCTTCAACTGCGTGGGCCCCGGCATGCTCACGGACGGCATCGCCGCCCGCCTCATCGAGAACGGCGAACTCGACGACGCCGCCCTCCAGGTGACCCGCCGCAACATCCCCCTGCGCCGCTTTGGCACCGCGCAGGACATCGCGGAGGCGGTGACCTTCCTGGCCTCGGACCGGGCCGGATTCATCACGGGCCAGCACCTGGCGGTGGACGGCGGCTACACGGTCTGA
- the mftR gene encoding mycofactocin system transcriptional regulator (MftR, the mycofactocin system transcriptional regulator, is an uncharacterized TetR family DNA-binding transcription factor. Its role is inferred by context. It occurs as part of the biosynthesis locus for mycofactocin, a partially characterized electron carrier derived from the terminal Val-Tyr dipeptide of the precursor peptide MftA, through a radical SAM enzyme-mediated process.), with protein sequence MESPTSSTVEPVVRAPKGGRPRATTRPDLERIGFELFARQGFDATTVDDIAAAAGIARRTFFRYFASKNDLVWGDFEQQLVGFRDLLNATGPSVPIMTALRVAVVDFNRFDATVVPWHRQRMQLILTVPTLQADATLRYRSWRAIVTDFAARRLGLAASDAVPRLFGHTLLAAAVTAYEHWLAVPDAELSELLDTAIRRLEDGLGGA encoded by the coding sequence GTGGAGTCGCCGACGAGCAGCACGGTCGAACCGGTCGTCCGTGCGCCCAAGGGCGGCCGACCGCGTGCCACGACCCGGCCCGACCTCGAACGGATCGGCTTCGAACTCTTCGCCCGGCAGGGCTTCGACGCGACGACCGTCGATGACATCGCGGCCGCGGCGGGCATCGCGCGGCGGACCTTCTTCCGCTACTTCGCGTCGAAGAACGACCTGGTGTGGGGCGACTTCGAACAGCAACTCGTCGGGTTCCGCGATCTGTTGAACGCCACCGGTCCGAGTGTTCCGATCATGACGGCGCTGCGCGTGGCCGTCGTAGACTTCAACCGGTTCGACGCCACCGTCGTGCCCTGGCACCGGCAGCGCATGCAGCTGATCCTGACCGTGCCCACCCTCCAGGCCGACGCCACTCTGCGGTACAGGTCATGGCGCGCGATCGTGACGGACTTCGCGGCCCGGCGCCTCGGCCTCGCCGCGTCCGACGCGGTTCCTCGGCTCTTCGGTCACACGCTCCTGGCCGCGGCGGTCACGGCGTACGAGCACTGGCTCGCGGTGCCGGACGCGGAGTTGAGCGAGCTGCTCGACACGGCGATCCGGCGCCTCGAGGACGGGCTCGGCGGGGCTTGA
- the mftG gene encoding mycofactocin dehydrogenase MftG produces the protein MGPIASARPDVLVVGAGGAGAVLAARLSEDVGRNVLLVEAGPVPAAFDPDLLDARLVPGARPDHPATRSHAVRLTPQRPWSVPRGRVLGGSTTVNGGYFVRARREDFTRWAGAGNPAWAYERVLPLLRALEDDLDFGRGEVHGVGGPIPVTRGQPTRPAAVAFREAARGLGFASEPDKNDQGPPGFGPVPSNSVDGVRWNTGLAYLPTPVQDRPNLTVLGDCSVRRVVVERGRATGVEVERDGARETLDAGCVVLCAGALVTPHLLLLSGIGPRADLERAGVPVVRDAPAVGARLSDHPQLLLDWQPRDDLGPPATGWLGDCLHLNSPGGPPGCPGDIEILQSLVPMAGLVGGTARVPGAPHSFLASVQTPRPTGRLRLLSADPEVPPAIDYDYLRDGEVLRRLRAAVRVTAELLDTTPFTEVSDGGLLAPGYEALREDRALDAWIRDHLGTAQHTCGTVPMGPAVDQYGRVHGIRGLRVADTSILPDTPHRGPAATAVLIGELIADAMRRELP, from the coding sequence ATGGGTCCGATCGCGTCCGCTCGCCCCGATGTGCTGGTCGTCGGTGCCGGCGGCGCGGGTGCCGTGCTGGCGGCGCGACTGAGCGAGGACGTCGGCCGGAACGTGCTGCTGGTGGAGGCCGGTCCGGTGCCTGCGGCATTCGATCCGGATTTGCTGGACGCACGCCTCGTACCGGGCGCCCGGCCCGACCATCCCGCCACCCGCTCCCATGCCGTACGGCTCACTCCGCAGCGGCCGTGGTCGGTGCCGCGCGGACGGGTGCTGGGCGGCTCCACCACGGTCAACGGCGGGTACTTCGTCCGGGCCCGGCGCGAGGACTTCACCCGGTGGGCCGGGGCCGGGAATCCCGCCTGGGCGTACGAACGGGTGCTGCCATTGCTGCGCGCCCTGGAGGACGATCTCGACTTCGGCCGCGGCGAGGTGCACGGGGTCGGTGGGCCGATACCCGTCACGCGCGGACAGCCGACCCGCCCCGCCGCCGTGGCCTTCCGCGAGGCCGCCCGGGGACTGGGTTTCGCCTCCGAGCCCGACAAGAACGACCAGGGCCCGCCCGGCTTCGGGCCCGTGCCGTCGAACTCCGTCGACGGCGTGCGCTGGAACACCGGGCTCGCCTACCTGCCGACGCCGGTGCAGGACCGGCCCAACCTCACCGTGCTGGGCGATTGTTCGGTACGGCGGGTGGTGGTCGAGCGCGGGCGCGCCACGGGGGTCGAGGTCGAGCGCGACGGGGCGCGGGAGACACTCGACGCCGGTTGCGTGGTGCTGTGCGCGGGCGCGCTCGTCACGCCCCACCTACTTCTGCTCTCCGGGATCGGCCCGCGCGCTGATCTCGAACGGGCCGGGGTTCCCGTCGTCCGCGACGCGCCCGCGGTCGGCGCCCGCCTCTCCGACCATCCGCAACTGCTCCTGGACTGGCAGCCGCGCGACGACCTCGGCCCGCCCGCCACCGGCTGGCTCGGCGACTGTCTGCACCTCAACTCCCCCGGCGGGCCACCGGGTTGCCCGGGCGACATCGAGATCCTCCAGTCACTGGTCCCGATGGCCGGGCTCGTCGGCGGGACCGCCCGGGTGCCTGGTGCTCCGCACTCGTTCCTCGCCTCCGTCCAGACGCCGCGCCCCACCGGCCGGCTCCGGCTGCTCTCCGCCGATCCGGAGGTCCCGCCCGCCATCGACTACGACTATCTGCGCGACGGCGAAGTCCTGCGCCGCCTGCGCGCGGCTGTCCGCGTCACGGCCGAGCTCCTGGACACCACGCCCTTCACCGAGGTCTCCGACGGCGGTCTGCTCGCTCCCGGCTACGAAGCGCTCCGCGAAGACCGCGCGCTAGATGCATGGATCCGCGACCACCTCGGCACGGCCCAACACACCTGTGGAACCGTCCCGATGGGCCCCGCCGTCGACCAGTACGGGCGTGTGCACGGGATACGCGGGCTGCGGGTCGCGGACACGTCCATACTGCCGGACACACCGCACCGTGGCCCGGCCGCGACCGCCGTGCTGATCGGTGAGCTGATCGCCGACGCGATGCGGCGCGAGCTGCCCTGA
- the mftA gene encoding mycofactocin precursor MftA (Mycofactocin is a small molecule electron carrier derived from the final two amino acids, Val-Tyr, of MftA, the mycofactocin precursor. It plays a role in redox homeostasis and the metabolism of alcohols and aldehydes in Actinobacteria, including Mycobacterium tuberculosis.): MNEQLEATAAPEAPAASTASASSTDEPLIEADDLVEEVSIDGMCGVY, from the coding sequence ATGAACGAGCAGCTCGAAGCCACCGCTGCCCCCGAGGCGCCCGCCGCCTCCACCGCCTCCGCCTCTTCGACCGACGAACCCCTCATCGAGGCCGACGACCTGGTCGAAGAGGTGTCGATCGACGGCATGTGCGGCGTGTACTGA
- the mftB gene encoding mycofactocin biosynthesis chaperone MftB (MftB, a small protein, is a peptide chaperone that assists the radical SAM enzyme MftC in performing two modifications to the C-terminal Val-Tyr dipeptide of the mycofactocin precursor peptide, MftA. MftB's role is analogous to the role of PqqD in the biosynthesis of PQQ, a cofactor that derives entirely from a Tyr and a Glu in the precursor PqqA.) codes for MRRVLIVPAAPVPAASPASSTFDLDRAWDVHPQVSVRPEPFGALLYHFGTRKLSFLKDRGLLAVVQALSTSATARAACASAGAGDADTARYARALAVLARSSMLVERSPTP; via the coding sequence GTGCGGCGTGTACTGATCGTGCCCGCCGCCCCCGTCCCGGCCGCCTCCCCCGCCTCCTCCACGTTCGACCTGGACCGCGCCTGGGACGTGCACCCCCAGGTGTCGGTCAGGCCCGAACCCTTCGGCGCGCTGCTGTACCACTTCGGCACGCGCAAACTGTCCTTCCTCAAGGACCGGGGACTGCTCGCCGTCGTCCAGGCGCTGTCGACGTCCGCCACCGCACGCGCCGCCTGCGCGAGCGCCGGCGCCGGTGACGCGGACACGGCCCGGTACGCACGCGCCCTCGCCGTCCTGGCCCGCTCGTCGATGCTGGTCGAAAGGAGCCCGACACCGTGA